Proteins from a single region of Coregonus clupeaformis isolate EN_2021a chromosome 19, ASM2061545v1, whole genome shotgun sequence:
- the sv2 gene encoding synaptic vesicle glycoprotein 2C isoform X1, translating to MSRHIHIEASGDDAARAPLLTSHPELASLDSDEGEVLFERSSGDNANDVHGRRQRKLTYEEAVEEAGFGLFHGLLLVVCGWANASDAVEILCVSFLLPTARCDLHLSSSDMGLLTANIFLGMMIGGYMWGYLADQRGRQKVLVISLTVNGVFGALASFAPRFWLFLLLRFISGVGVGGSIPVIFSYFSEFQPRLKRGAMISALATFWMAGNILAAGLAWLIIPRTWVRFSLGGLDFQSWRLFVVLCSVPSLTSALIFSLAMPESPRFLMEAGRETEALHVFCRMFAINHRGSLKTFPICGLHAPSEKKERETMRGGTHTQRFVNLLKQGLTPIRQLFVGELASRSVCLVVIFYCISFGYYGLWMWFPELFKRAEDGGSPCANVSRLQSYDNQSCYPVKTAVYMEGFVTAASNLPGNIFTILLMDVIGGKALLCCSLLLSSVSVFLIYEVKTKAQSLLISCVFSGVSVVAWNSLDVLGTELYPTQLRSSALGFFTGVGRVAAIMGNIVFGQLVDTNCVIPVLLVSALLLTGGITALLLPSTKQAELT from the exons ATGTCTCGACATATCCATATAGAGGCGTCCGGAGATGATGCAGCACGAGCGCCACTTCTCACCAGCCACCCGGAGCTAGCTAGTCTCGACTCAGATGAAG GTGAAGTTCTTTTTGAGAGGAGTAGTGGAGATAATGCAAATGATGTTCATGGACGTAGACAAAGAAAACTAACATATGAGGAAGCTGTTGAAGAAGCAG GTTTTGGTTTGTTCCATGGGCTCCTGTTGGTGGTGTGTGGATGGGCCAACGCCAGTGACGCGGTGGAGATCCTGTGTGTTTCCTTTCTGCTGCCCACGGCCCGCTGTGACCTCCATCTCAGCTCCTCAGACATGGGGTTACTGACGGCCAACATTTTCCTCG GAATGATGATAGGTGGGTACATGTGGGGTTACCTGGCTGACCAGAGGGGGCGCCAGAAGGTCTTGGTGATTTCCCTGACAGTGAACGGAGTGTTTGGGGCGCTGGCCAGCTTCGCCCCCAGGTTCTGGCTCTTCCTTCTACTACGGTTCATCAGCGGTGTAGG GGTGGGAGGTTCAATCCCAGTCATCTTCTCCTACTTTTCAGAGTTTCAGCCCAGGCTGAAGAGAGGGGCCATGATAAGTGCTCTGGCCACCTTCTGGATGGCAGGGAATATCCTGGCAGCAG GCCTGGCGTGGCTGATCATTCCCCGGACCTGGGTTCGCTTTTCTCTGGGTGGGCTGGACTTCCAGAGCTGGAGGCTGTTTGTGGTGCTGTGCTCTGTCCCCAGCCTCACATCGGCACTCATCTTCAGTCTGGCCATGCCCGAAAGCCCCCGGTTCCTCATGGAG GCTGGCCGTGAGACAGAAGCCCTACATGTCTTCTGCAGGATGTTTGCAATAAACCACAGAGGCAGTCTCAAGACCTTCCCA ATTTGTGGGCTGCATGCCCCTTCtgagaagaaagagagggagactaTGAGAGGTGGAACACACACTCAACGCTTTGTCAACCTCCTCAAACAG GGCCTGACACCAATAAGACAGCTGTTTGTTGGAGAGTTGGCCTCTAGAAGTGTATGTCTGGTCGTCATATTCTACTGCATCTCATTTGG gtactaTGGGCTGTGGATGTGGTTCCCAGAGCTTTTcaagagagcagaggatggagGCTCTCCCTGTGCCAATGTGTCTCGCTTACAAAGCTATGACAACCAAAGCTGCTACCCAGTCAAAACGGCAG TGTACATGGAGGGCTTTGTCACTGCAGCCTCTAACCTCCCAGGGAACATCTTCACCATTCTCCTCATGGACGTCATTGGCGGAAAGGCCCTGCTTT GTTGCAGCCTATtgttgtccagtgtgagtgtgttccTCATCTACGAGGTGAAGACGAAAGCTCAGAGTCTGCTCATCTCCTGTGTGTTCAGTGGAGTGTCTGTGGTGGCCTGGAATTCCTTGGATGTGTTGGGCACCGAGCTCTACCCCACCCAGCTACG GTCCTCCGCTCTGGGCTTCTTCACAGGAGTAGGCAGAGTGGCAGCCATCATGGGTAATATAGTCTTTGGCCAGTTGGTGGACACCAACTGTGTGATACCAGTTCTACTTGTGTCTGCTTTGCTGCTGACAGGGGGGATCACTGCCTTGCTCCTTCCAAGCACTAAACAGGCAGAGCTCACCTGA
- the sv2 gene encoding synaptic vesicle glycoprotein 2C isoform X2, with translation MSNAICSEVLFERSSGDNANDVHGRRQRKLTYEEAVEEAGFGLFHGLLLVVCGWANASDAVEILCVSFLLPTARCDLHLSSSDMGLLTANIFLGMMIGGYMWGYLADQRGRQKVLVISLTVNGVFGALASFAPRFWLFLLLRFISGVGVGGSIPVIFSYFSEFQPRLKRGAMISALATFWMAGNILAAGLAWLIIPRTWVRFSLGGLDFQSWRLFVVLCSVPSLTSALIFSLAMPESPRFLMEAGRETEALHVFCRMFAINHRGSLKTFPICGLHAPSEKKERETMRGGTHTQRFVNLLKQGLTPIRQLFVGELASRSVCLVVIFYCISFGYYGLWMWFPELFKRAEDGGSPCANVSRLQSYDNQSCYPVKTAVYMEGFVTAASNLPGNIFTILLMDVIGGKALLCCSLLLSSVSVFLIYEVKTKAQSLLISCVFSGVSVVAWNSLDVLGTELYPTQLRSSALGFFTGVGRVAAIMGNIVFGQLVDTNCVIPVLLVSALLLTGGITALLLPSTKQAELT, from the exons ATGTCAAATGCAATATGTA GTGAAGTTCTTTTTGAGAGGAGTAGTGGAGATAATGCAAATGATGTTCATGGACGTAGACAAAGAAAACTAACATATGAGGAAGCTGTTGAAGAAGCAG GTTTTGGTTTGTTCCATGGGCTCCTGTTGGTGGTGTGTGGATGGGCCAACGCCAGTGACGCGGTGGAGATCCTGTGTGTTTCCTTTCTGCTGCCCACGGCCCGCTGTGACCTCCATCTCAGCTCCTCAGACATGGGGTTACTGACGGCCAACATTTTCCTCG GAATGATGATAGGTGGGTACATGTGGGGTTACCTGGCTGACCAGAGGGGGCGCCAGAAGGTCTTGGTGATTTCCCTGACAGTGAACGGAGTGTTTGGGGCGCTGGCCAGCTTCGCCCCCAGGTTCTGGCTCTTCCTTCTACTACGGTTCATCAGCGGTGTAGG GGTGGGAGGTTCAATCCCAGTCATCTTCTCCTACTTTTCAGAGTTTCAGCCCAGGCTGAAGAGAGGGGCCATGATAAGTGCTCTGGCCACCTTCTGGATGGCAGGGAATATCCTGGCAGCAG GCCTGGCGTGGCTGATCATTCCCCGGACCTGGGTTCGCTTTTCTCTGGGTGGGCTGGACTTCCAGAGCTGGAGGCTGTTTGTGGTGCTGTGCTCTGTCCCCAGCCTCACATCGGCACTCATCTTCAGTCTGGCCATGCCCGAAAGCCCCCGGTTCCTCATGGAG GCTGGCCGTGAGACAGAAGCCCTACATGTCTTCTGCAGGATGTTTGCAATAAACCACAGAGGCAGTCTCAAGACCTTCCCA ATTTGTGGGCTGCATGCCCCTTCtgagaagaaagagagggagactaTGAGAGGTGGAACACACACTCAACGCTTTGTCAACCTCCTCAAACAG GGCCTGACACCAATAAGACAGCTGTTTGTTGGAGAGTTGGCCTCTAGAAGTGTATGTCTGGTCGTCATATTCTACTGCATCTCATTTGG gtactaTGGGCTGTGGATGTGGTTCCCAGAGCTTTTcaagagagcagaggatggagGCTCTCCCTGTGCCAATGTGTCTCGCTTACAAAGCTATGACAACCAAAGCTGCTACCCAGTCAAAACGGCAG TGTACATGGAGGGCTTTGTCACTGCAGCCTCTAACCTCCCAGGGAACATCTTCACCATTCTCCTCATGGACGTCATTGGCGGAAAGGCCCTGCTTT GTTGCAGCCTATtgttgtccagtgtgagtgtgttccTCATCTACGAGGTGAAGACGAAAGCTCAGAGTCTGCTCATCTCCTGTGTGTTCAGTGGAGTGTCTGTGGTGGCCTGGAATTCCTTGGATGTGTTGGGCACCGAGCTCTACCCCACCCAGCTACG GTCCTCCGCTCTGGGCTTCTTCACAGGAGTAGGCAGAGTGGCAGCCATCATGGGTAATATAGTCTTTGGCCAGTTGGTGGACACCAACTGTGTGATACCAGTTCTACTTGTGTCTGCTTTGCTGCTGACAGGGGGGATCACTGCCTTGCTCCTTCCAAGCACTAAACAGGCAGAGCTCACCTGA